Proteins encoded in a region of the Mesoflavibacter profundi genome:
- a CDS encoding SusC/RagA family TonB-linked outer membrane protein — protein MRTKINFLFFLLLSVCMYAQDKTITGTVTSSDDGLPLPGVNVVVPNTNNGTSTDFDGNYSITVNQGDVLEFSYLGFKTQQITISNQTTVNVDLEINASDLEEVVIIGYGSQKKSDLTGAITTVKSEEIEKTPNSNVMQSLQGKVAGLQITSNGSPGDSPNVRVRGVNSIFAGGNPLYVVDGVWYDNIDFLDNSQIESVSVLKDMSSTAIFGQRGSNGVIIIETKGGKQNRKPVITYNGYTGIQHAQNVVKMANAEQFVTMAYESGSEADIQYVLNAMQRYGRSRVNPNIPDVNTDWYKEVLRDAPISSHSIGVSGGGEHTNYGLNTSYFSQEGILDMKNEYERFNIQGNIDVEVSDRFKIGVNSAFSNATKYNPENGAWFQAYFAVPILPKFDYQNEEASPIPFSDATQLGYRGSQNPFPVMTFNNNQLKIRKLLTSIYGEYYIIPDKLSFKTTYYNDYSTILERNVRLPYFISENSQRETSSIRRANLTTSNQMWDNLLTYSDTFNKHSLKVIAGTSYRDEQYNSFAATGNDIQAVSLESSWYLNFADPTTFSNQVSEIGDRFYSMSYLGRIEYSFDDKYLFNATLRHEGDGRFPKKIWETTPQFGLGWVISNEQFLENNSIIDFLKVRGTWGQLANGALGGSSGERTINQIVTAIGDVATNGIVSTSTFNDLQREIIEETNFGISARLFNNSLSIEADYYIRDTKNLVVSREVPITGNTILDNAGEMRNKGFEFAANWNHTINDNWNFSIGGNIATLHNEVTSVDTERGYIDTGSAEFRQRVMVGEPVNAFFGLEVAGVYQNETEVANDPIAVDNNLEPGDFKYVDQNNDGIIDDNDRTVIGSYLPTFNYGANLKVSYKNFDLSVDVQGQSGNQILNRKRGEVIFTNDTNIDADFAINRWHGEGTTNSYPSSAGRRKGWNQRMSTFFVEDGGYFRIQNIQLAYNIPSGTFGKNMPETRVYFTADRPFTFFNYNGFSPEVSNGVDRQTYPIPAVYSIGVNVKI, from the coding sequence ATGAGAACAAAAATTAATTTTTTATTCTTCTTGTTATTGAGTGTATGTATGTATGCTCAAGACAAAACCATAACAGGTACCGTAACAAGTTCTGACGATGGTTTACCCTTACCTGGTGTAAATGTTGTCGTTCCTAATACAAATAACGGAACAAGTACAGACTTTGACGGTAACTATAGCATCACAGTAAACCAAGGTGATGTTTTAGAGTTTAGCTACTTAGGCTTTAAAACTCAACAGATAACAATAAGTAATCAAACTACTGTAAATGTAGATTTAGAAATTAATGCTTCAGACTTAGAAGAAGTTGTAATTATTGGATACGGATCTCAAAAAAAATCTGATCTAACAGGTGCTATTACTACAGTAAAATCTGAAGAAATAGAAAAAACACCAAATAGTAATGTAATGCAATCATTACAAGGTAAAGTTGCAGGATTACAAATCACCAGTAATGGATCTCCAGGAGATTCGCCTAATGTTAGAGTTCGTGGTGTAAACTCAATTTTTGCTGGCGGAAATCCTTTATATGTTGTAGATGGTGTTTGGTATGATAACATCGATTTTTTAGACAATAGCCAAATAGAATCTGTTTCTGTATTAAAAGATATGTCTTCTACTGCAATTTTTGGTCAAAGAGGTAGTAACGGTGTAATTATTATAGAGACTAAAGGTGGAAAACAAAACAGAAAACCTGTTATTACTTACAATGGTTATACAGGTATACAACATGCACAAAATGTTGTAAAAATGGCAAATGCAGAACAGTTTGTAACTATGGCTTACGAGTCAGGATCTGAAGCAGATATACAATACGTACTAAATGCTATGCAACGCTATGGTAGAAGTCGAGTTAACCCAAATATTCCAGATGTAAACACAGATTGGTATAAAGAAGTATTAAGAGATGCTCCAATATCAAGTCATAGTATTGGTGTTTCTGGTGGAGGAGAACACACTAATTACGGTTTAAATACAAGTTATTTTTCTCAAGAAGGTATACTGGATATGAAAAATGAATACGAACGTTTTAATATTCAAGGTAACATAGATGTAGAAGTATCAGATCGTTTTAAAATTGGAGTAAACAGTGCGTTTAGTAATGCTACAAAATATAATCCTGAAAACGGAGCTTGGTTCCAAGCGTATTTTGCAGTACCTATTTTACCTAAATTTGATTACCAAAATGAAGAGGCGTCTCCTATTCCATTTTCAGATGCAACTCAATTAGGATATAGAGGATCTCAAAATCCATTTCCTGTTATGACTTTCAACAACAATCAATTAAAGATTAGAAAGTTACTAACAAGTATTTATGGAGAATATTACATAATTCCTGATAAGTTATCGTTTAAAACAACTTATTATAACGATTACTCTACTATTTTAGAAAGAAATGTAAGATTACCGTATTTCATTTCAGAAAATTCTCAAAGAGAAACCTCTTCTATTAGAAGAGCTAATTTAACCACATCAAATCAAATGTGGGATAACCTTTTAACTTACTCGGACACATTTAACAAACATAGTTTAAAAGTTATTGCTGGTACATCTTATCGTGACGAGCAATATAACTCGTTTGCAGCTACCGGAAACGATATTCAAGCGGTTAGTTTAGAATCTTCATGGTATTTAAATTTTGCAGATCCTACAACTTTTAGTAATCAGGTATCAGAAATTGGAGATCGCTTCTATTCTATGTCTTATTTAGGAAGAATCGAATATAGCTTTGATGATAAATACTTATTTAATGCTACTTTAAGACATGAAGGTGATGGTAGATTCCCTAAAAAAATATGGGAAACAACTCCTCAATTTGGTTTAGGTTGGGTAATATCTAATGAGCAGTTTTTAGAAAACAATTCAATTATAGATTTTTTAAAGGTTAGAGGTACATGGGGACAATTAGCTAATGGTGCTTTAGGAGGAAGTTCTGGAGAACGTACAATTAATCAAATAGTTACAGCTATTGGCGATGTTGCAACAAACGGTATAGTTAGCACAAGTACATTTAATGACTTACAAAGAGAAATTATTGAAGAAACCAACTTTGGTATTAGCGCTAGATTATTTAATAATAGTTTAAGTATAGAGGCAGATTATTACATACGTGACACTAAAAATTTAGTAGTTTCTAGAGAAGTTCCTATTACTGGAAACACCATTTTAGATAATGCAGGAGAAATGAGAAATAAAGGTTTTGAATTTGCTGCAAATTGGAATCATACTATTAACGATAACTGGAATTTTTCTATTGGAGGAAATATTGCAACCTTACATAACGAAGTTACTAGCGTAGATACAGAAAGAGGTTACATAGATACAGGAAGTGCAGAGTTTAGACAACGTGTAATGGTTGGAGAACCTGTAAATGCATTCTTTGGACTTGAAGTAGCTGGTGTCTATCAAAATGAAACCGAAGTTGCTAACGATCCAATTGCTGTAGATAATAACTTAGAACCTGGTGATTTTAAATACGTAGATCAAAACAACGATGGAATAATAGATGATAATGATAGAACAGTAATTGGTTCTTACTTACCTACGTTTAATTATGGTGCTAATTTAAAAGTAAGCTATAAAAACTTTGATCTTTCTGTAGATGTTCAAGGTCAATCTGGTAATCAAATCCTAAATCGTAAACGTGGTGAAGTCATTTTTACTAACGACACTAATATAGATGCAGATTTTGCAATTAATAGATGGCATGGTGAAGGTACTACTAATTCTTATCCGTCTTCTGCTGGTAGACGTAAAGGATGGAATCAAAGAATGAGTACATTTTTTGTTGAAGATGGCGGTTATTTCAGAATTCAAAATATTCAATTAGCATATAATATTCCTAGTGGAACATTTGGCAAAAACATGCCAGAAACAAGAGTGTATTTTACAGCAGATAGACCATTTACATTCTTTAATTACAATGGATTTAGCCCAGAAGTTTCTAATGGTGTAGATAGACAAACTTATCCTATTCCTGCTGTATATTCAATAGGAGTTAATGTAAAAATTTAA
- a CDS encoding RagB/SusD family nutrient uptake outer membrane protein has product MKKTHLKLQQLALLLAISITLFNCNDKLEENDGQVGTADLDYTVSEDMILPLVGAYSTTYTRGWEDPLLVGVRGDDVNAGGLGDQPLFAETDLFNYDNGFWMYNQVWKNFYGDIVDVLNAGEVIAQYKQFATGQYVDLADQYIAETKVLSGFQHLQMSKLWGDIFIITNSDPRADLENGVATKMQIMQYVSDLMDEAIPYLPDMRPNERQDIPGGVTKYTALAVKALANLEMENYQGVAEATEQIISSDKFSLHPDYYQLFKKPGKLSDENLFELQFSDYNTESGDVNNHLFAPFGPTSWTPVVSTASGGWGFYEPSLKFIKFMLDRNDETRLVTSVCFTPRGIDEIMEDPNYATLPSYISNTTLSGDIFNDYPRAMFASGKHYLPSIQLTPERNSYGSSKNLIVIRYAEILLMYAEALTQGASGTIMTADQAVNTVRSRVDMAPLTGVTLDDVMDEKFAELAMEWGVRYFDMIRLDRYDELSYEGRTFTAEDELLPYPQAQVDLLPLE; this is encoded by the coding sequence ATGAAAAAAACACATTTAAAATTACAACAGCTAGCGCTACTGTTAGCAATATCAATTACACTATTTAACTGTAATGATAAATTAGAAGAAAACGACGGACAAGTAGGTACTGCAGATCTAGATTACACAGTTTCTGAAGACATGATTTTACCTCTTGTTGGTGCATACTCAACTACATATACTCGCGGTTGGGAAGATCCATTATTAGTTGGCGTAAGAGGTGACGATGTAAATGCAGGCGGACTTGGTGACCAACCACTTTTTGCAGAAACAGACCTTTTTAATTATGATAATGGGTTTTGGATGTACAATCAAGTTTGGAAAAACTTTTATGGCGACATCGTAGATGTCTTAAATGCAGGAGAAGTAATTGCGCAATACAAACAATTTGCAACTGGTCAATATGTAGATTTAGCAGATCAATACATTGCAGAAACTAAAGTACTAAGCGGTTTCCAACACTTACAAATGTCTAAACTTTGGGGAGATATTTTTATTATAACAAACTCAGATCCTAGAGCAGACTTAGAAAATGGAGTTGCTACAAAAATGCAAATCATGCAATACGTTTCAGATTTAATGGACGAAGCTATTCCTTACCTTCCAGATATGAGACCAAACGAGCGTCAAGATATTCCTGGCGGAGTAACAAAATACACTGCTTTAGCTGTAAAAGCATTAGCTAATCTTGAAATGGAAAATTATCAAGGTGTAGCAGAAGCGACAGAACAAATTATAAGTTCAGATAAATTTAGCCTTCATCCAGACTACTATCAATTATTTAAAAAACCAGGAAAGCTTAGTGATGAGAACTTATTTGAACTTCAATTCTCAGATTATAATACAGAATCTGGAGACGTAAACAATCACCTATTTGCGCCTTTTGGTCCTACAAGTTGGACACCTGTTGTATCTACAGCATCTGGCGGTTGGGGATTTTATGAACCAAGCTTAAAATTTATCAAATTTATGTTAGATAGAAATGATGAAACTAGGCTAGTTACAAGCGTATGTTTTACACCAAGAGGTATTGACGAGATAATGGAAGACCCAAATTATGCAACCTTACCTAGTTACATCTCAAACACTACACTATCTGGAGATATTTTTAACGATTATCCTAGAGCAATGTTTGCTAGTGGAAAACATTATTTACCATCAATACAATTAACACCAGAAAGAAATAGCTACGGATCAAGTAAAAACTTAATCGTGATTAGATATGCAGAAATTCTTTTAATGTATGCAGAAGCTTTAACTCAAGGTGCAAGTGGTACAATCATGACCGCAGATCAAGCAGTAAATACCGTAAGAAGCAGAGTTGATATGGCTCCATTAACAGGTGTAACTCTAGATGATGTAATGGACGAAAAATTTGCAGAATTAGCAATGGAATGGGGCGTACGTTATTTTGACATGATACGATTAGATAGATATGACGAGCTTAGTTATGAAGGCAGAACTTTTACTGCAGAAGACGAGTTACTACCATATCCTCAAGCACAAGTAGACTTATTACCTCTTGAATAA
- a CDS encoding LamG-like jellyroll fold domain-containing protein encodes MKNLYKIISVFAIILSITSCEDGIDPITQINPGPDAGAPVVEIAYPTDGTTIQDLNLESTIDIEFEVQDDIEISSVIVNVDGNQTASFNSFVDYRIFQTTVTKDGITTGDHTLEIIATDISGNQTIQIVTFSKEPPYTPLFNGEFLYMPFDGVYTDLISITNPEQIGNPQFAGVSYDGSNAFKATTDSYLSFELDQSNLGDEFTGAFWYKVDASPDRSGILTIGDDAADRFQGFRLFREGNSSSQRIKLNVGTGTGESWNDGDVIDVTAEEWVHVAFTISPTETVIYFNGLPVNTATPSGAIDWTNCTDLVIGAGGPTFDYWGHNSDNSVMDELRLFSVAMSQSEIQNLIDVTSPYEPLYQEKFYMPFDGSNFDFVGSTDATVIGNTLFAGESYEGSNAFLSATDSYLTYPISNIFGSTTAFSATFWYKVSATPDRAGILTVGDDAADRFQGFRLFREGNATEQRIKANIGTGTGESWNDGDVITVAAGEWVHIALTVSETESKIYFNGTEVNTNALSNPVDWTNCTEIVIGAGGPTFDYWGHASDSSPMDELRLFDRALTSEEINNMID; translated from the coding sequence ATGAAAAATTTATATAAAATAATAAGTGTTTTTGCAATTATACTTTCAATAACATCTTGTGAAGATGGTATAGATCCAATAACACAAATTAATCCAGGACCAGATGCTGGTGCACCAGTTGTAGAAATAGCCTATCCAACAGATGGTACAACTATACAAGATTTAAATTTAGAAAGTACTATAGACATAGAATTTGAAGTACAAGATGATATAGAAATATCAAGCGTTATAGTTAATGTAGACGGAAATCAAACCGCTAGTTTTAATTCTTTTGTAGACTATAGAATATTTCAAACAACTGTAACAAAAGACGGTATTACAACAGGTGATCATACACTAGAAATCATAGCAACAGATATTTCTGGTAATCAAACCATTCAAATTGTTACTTTTAGCAAAGAGCCACCTTACACGCCTTTATTTAACGGCGAGTTTTTATACATGCCTTTTGATGGTGTATATACAGATTTAATTTCTATCACAAATCCAGAACAAATAGGTAATCCTCAATTTGCTGGTGTAAGTTATGATGGTTCTAATGCATTTAAAGCAACTACAGATTCTTACTTATCTTTCGAGTTAGATCAATCTAACCTTGGTGACGAGTTTACAGGTGCATTTTGGTATAAAGTAGATGCGTCTCCAGACCGATCTGGTATTCTAACAATTGGTGATGATGCTGCAGACCGTTTTCAAGGGTTTAGGTTATTTAGAGAAGGAAACTCTTCCAGTCAAAGAATAAAACTAAACGTTGGAACTGGTACTGGAGAAAGTTGGAATGACGGTGATGTAATAGATGTAACAGCAGAAGAATGGGTACATGTTGCGTTTACTATTTCTCCAACAGAAACAGTAATCTATTTTAACGGTTTACCTGTTAATACAGCAACACCTTCTGGTGCAATAGACTGGACTAACTGTACAGATTTAGTAATTGGAGCTGGCGGACCTACTTTTGACTATTGGGGACACAATTCTGATAATAGTGTAATGGACGAATTAAGGTTGTTTAGTGTTGCAATGTCTCAATCAGAAATTCAAAATTTAATAGACGTAACAAGTCCTTACGAACCTCTTTATCAAGAAAAATTTTATATGCCTTTTGATGGTAGTAATTTCGATTTTGTTGGAAGTACAGATGCAACTGTAATAGGTAATACACTTTTCGCTGGAGAAAGCTACGAAGGTTCTAACGCCTTTTTATCGGCAACAGACTCTTATTTAACCTATCCTATATCTAACATTTTTGGCTCTACTACAGCCTTTAGTGCAACATTCTGGTACAAAGTAAGTGCTACACCAGATAGAGCTGGTATACTTACAGTTGGTGATGATGCTGCAGACCGTTTTCAAGGATTTAGATTATTTAGAGAAGGAAATGCTACCGAACAAAGAATAAAAGCAAATATAGGAACTGGTACAGGTGAAAGTTGGAACGATGGTGATGTAATTACTGTTGCTGCTGGAGAATGGGTACATATTGCCTTAACCGTTTCTGAAACAGAAAGCAAAATATATTTTAATGGAACTGAAGTTAATACTAACGCCTTATCTAATCCGGTAGATTGGACTAATTGTACCGAAATAGTTATTGGTGCTGGCGGACCTACTTTTGATTATTGGGGACACGCATCAGATAGTAGTCCAATGGACGAACTAAGATTATTTGACAGAGCGTTAACTTCAGAAGAAATTAATAACATGATAGACTAG
- a CDS encoding glucoamylase family protein, translating into MTLFKQNTVFYLIVCTLIISCKNNNQNKTTDTNNTTKTLSDNELLDTIQKQTFNYFWEGAEPNSGLARERIHMDNVYPTSPKNTVTTGGSGFGVMAILIGIERGWITKDEALKRYTKIVNFLEKADRFHGAWPHWINGETGKVLAFSKKDNGGDLVETAFLIQGLLTVSEYYKNGNKEEQELVSKINKLWREVEWDWYTKGGEDVLYWHWSPEYKWEMNFPVGGYNECLIMYVLAAASPTHSISKEVYEKGWARNGQIKSQDSMYNHELVLDYFEHDEAAIGPLFWAHYSYLGLNPKGLKDQYADYWKLTQNHAKIHYSYAKDNPKNYKGYGDSLWGLTSSYSFKGYSGHRPGADLGVIAPTAALSSFPYTPKESMQMLRYLYTKQDTLIGKYGPYDAFSLEQKWALPRYLAIDQGPIPVMIENYRTGLFWKLFMQNEDVKKGLEKLQFTVNSTL; encoded by the coding sequence ATGACATTATTTAAGCAAAATACGGTATTTTACCTTATTGTTTGTACACTTATTATTAGTTGTAAAAACAATAATCAAAACAAAACTACAGACACTAATAACACGACCAAAACCTTAAGTGATAATGAATTGTTAGACACCATTCAAAAACAAACGTTCAATTATTTTTGGGAAGGTGCAGAACCTAATTCTGGACTTGCTAGAGAACGTATTCATATGGATAATGTTTATCCAACGTCTCCAAAAAACACAGTCACAACAGGCGGAAGTGGTTTTGGTGTCATGGCTATTCTAATTGGTATAGAAAGAGGCTGGATTACTAAAGACGAAGCCTTAAAAAGATATACTAAAATTGTTAATTTTTTAGAAAAGGCAGATCGTTTTCATGGTGCTTGGCCTCATTGGATAAATGGAGAAACAGGTAAAGTACTTGCATTTAGCAAAAAAGATAATGGTGGCGATTTAGTAGAAACAGCTTTTTTAATTCAAGGTCTTTTAACAGTATCAGAATATTATAAAAACGGTAATAAAGAGGAACAAGAACTTGTATCCAAGATTAATAAACTTTGGAGAGAAGTAGAATGGGATTGGTATACTAAAGGTGGAGAAGATGTGCTGTATTGGCATTGGTCACCAGAGTATAAATGGGAAATGAATTTTCCTGTTGGTGGCTATAATGAGTGTTTAATAATGTATGTTTTAGCTGCAGCATCTCCAACACATTCTATATCTAAAGAAGTATATGAAAAAGGTTGGGCTAGAAATGGACAAATAAAATCTCAAGACAGCATGTATAACCACGAGCTTGTTTTAGATTATTTTGAACATGATGAAGCTGCTATTGGTCCATTATTCTGGGCACATTACTCCTATTTAGGCTTAAATCCTAAAGGATTAAAAGACCAATATGCAGACTATTGGAAACTTACTCAAAACCATGCAAAAATTCATTATAGTTATGCAAAAGATAACCCTAAAAACTATAAAGGATATGGAGATAGTCTTTGGGGATTAACTTCAAGCTATTCCTTTAAAGGATATTCTGGACATAGACCTGGTGCAGATTTGGGTGTTATTGCTCCTACTGCTGCACTTTCATCTTTTCCATACACGCCTAAAGAAAGCATGCAAATGCTAAGGTATCTATACACTAAGCAAGATACATTAATTGGTAAATATGGTCCTTACGATGCGTTTAGTTTAGAACAAAAATGGGCTTTACCTAGATATTTGGCTATAGATCAAGGACCAATTCCAGTAATGATAGAAAATTACAGGACTGGTTTATTCTGGAAACTATTTATGCAAAATGAAGACGTTAAAAAAGGATTAGAAAAATTACAATTTACCGTTAATAGTACTTTATAA
- a CDS encoding glucoamylase family protein — MQRVYFIFILIVMSCSSSEGPGYQEPYNPDNNPEVIPISNEDLLNLTQQLTFKYFWDFANTPSGAARERYHVDNPNLNSNVVTTGGSGFGLMAILVGIERGYITRSKAVVRLQTILDFFENADRFHGAWSHWIDGNSGNTIPFSSLDNGGDLVETAFLAQGLICIKEYFKNGTQEEQNLANQADNLWKGVEWDWYTQNQETLYWHWSPNHNFDINLELKGYNETLITYILAAASPDYPINPNVYTNGWANNGAIVTSENQYNTPLILDHAGAGTGPLFWAHYSYLGLNPNNLSDQYADYWSLNKNHTTINYQHCVSNPNNFTGYGSNCWGLTASYSRNNDGSVGYNAHDPENDTGVISPTAAISSIPYTPEKSLAAMQFFYQQGEDLLGPAGFYDAFSPHYNWYTKRYLAIDQGPEIIMIENYRSGLLWNLFMQNQDIQNGLNTLGFSY, encoded by the coding sequence ATGCAAAGAGTATATTTCATCTTTATATTAATAGTAATGTCTTGCTCTTCCAGCGAAGGTCCAGGCTATCAAGAACCTTATAATCCTGATAACAATCCTGAAGTAATTCCTATTTCTAACGAAGATTTACTAAATCTTACCCAACAATTAACGTTTAAATATTTTTGGGATTTTGCAAATACACCTTCGGGCGCTGCAAGAGAACGTTACCATGTAGATAATCCAAATTTAAATAGTAATGTAGTAACTACTGGCGGTAGTGGTTTTGGTCTAATGGCTATACTTGTAGGTATAGAAAGAGGTTACATTACCAGATCTAAAGCAGTTGTTAGATTACAAACCATTTTAGATTTTTTTGAAAACGCAGATAGATTTCATGGTGCATGGTCACATTGGATAGATGGTAATTCGGGAAATACAATTCCCTTTAGTTCTTTAGACAATGGTGGCGATTTGGTTGAAACAGCTTTTCTAGCTCAAGGTTTAATTTGTATAAAAGAATATTTTAAAAACGGAACTCAAGAAGAACAAAACCTTGCCAATCAAGCAGATAATCTATGGAAAGGTGTAGAATGGGATTGGTATACACAAAATCAAGAGACGCTATATTGGCATTGGAGTCCAAATCACAATTTTGATATTAATTTAGAATTAAAAGGCTATAACGAAACTCTAATAACATATATACTAGCCGCAGCATCGCCAGATTATCCTATAAACCCAAATGTATACACAAATGGTTGGGCTAACAATGGTGCTATTGTAACTTCAGAAAACCAATATAATACGCCTTTAATTTTAGATCATGCTGGTGCAGGAACTGGTCCTTTATTTTGGGCGCATTATTCCTATTTAGGCTTAAATCCAAATAATCTGTCAGATCAATATGCTGATTATTGGAGTTTAAATAAAAATCATACAACTATCAATTATCAACATTGTGTTTCAAATCCAAATAATTTTACTGGTTACGGTTCAAATTGTTGGGGATTAACCGCAAGTTATTCTAGAAATAATGACGGAAGCGTTGGCTATAATGCTCACGATCCAGAAAACGATACTGGCGTAATTTCGCCAACTGCAGCAATAAGCTCCATACCTTATACACCAGAAAAATCTCTAGCTGCTATGCAATTCTTCTATCAACAAGGCGAAGACTTACTTGGTCCAGCTGGATTTTATGATGCTTTTAGTCCGCATTATAATTGGTACACAAAAAGATACTTAGCAATAGATCAAGGTCCAGAAATTATAATGATAGAAAACTATCGTTCTGGTTTACTTTGGAATTTATTTATGCAAAACCAAGACATCCAAAACGGTCTAAATACGTTAGGATTTTCATATTAA
- a CDS encoding carboxylesterase family protein: MKLLKNKFTVCFFLLSVITVAQNDAFEEKFHIKNSDTLKYRIMYPEHFSKDKKYPVVLFLHGAGERGNDNQKQLTHGSKLFTDKINRGAFPAIVIFPQCPTDSYWSNAEVDRSSYPISLTFPKEKEATIALQLVIDLMQNITKNNYVDNSKIYVGGLSMGGMGTFEIISRQPNLFAAAFAICGGGNTENVTNFATKVPMWIFHGAKDNVVKPQLSVQMVNAIINAGGTPNFTLYAEDNHNSWDSAFAEPKLLTWLFSNTKTNE; the protein is encoded by the coding sequence ATGAAACTTTTAAAAAACAAATTCACTGTATGTTTTTTCCTTTTATCGGTAATTACAGTTGCTCAAAATGATGCATTTGAAGAAAAATTTCATATTAAAAACAGTGATACACTTAAGTATCGTATAATGTATCCAGAACATTTTTCAAAAGACAAAAAATATCCTGTCGTGTTATTTCTTCATGGAGCTGGAGAACGTGGTAACGACAACCAAAAACAACTTACGCATGGTAGTAAATTGTTTACAGATAAAATAAATCGTGGTGCTTTTCCTGCTATTGTTATTTTCCCTCAATGTCCAACAGATAGTTATTGGTCAAATGCAGAAGTAGATAGAAGTAGTTATCCAATTAGTTTAACGTTTCCAAAGGAAAAAGAAGCGACAATAGCTTTACAATTAGTAATTGATTTAATGCAAAACATTACTAAAAACAACTATGTAGATAACTCTAAAATATACGTTGGAGGATTATCTATGGGCGGAATGGGCACATTCGAAATTATTTCAAGACAACCCAATCTATTTGCAGCTGCTTTTGCTATTTGTGGTGGCGGTAATACAGAAAATGTTACAAACTTTGCAACAAAAGTCCCTATGTGGATCTTTCATGGTGCAAAAGATAATGTTGTAAAACCTCAATTATCTGTACAAATGGTAAATGCCATAATTAATGCTGGCGGAACACCAAATTTTACATTATATGCAGAAGACAATCATAACTCTTGGGATAGTGCTTTTGCAGAACCTAAACTTCTAACTTGGTTATTTTCAAACACAAAAACTAATGAATAA